From Plodia interpunctella isolate USDA-ARS_2022_Savannah chromosome 18, ilPloInte3.2, whole genome shotgun sequence, a single genomic window includes:
- the LOC128677538 gene encoding uncharacterized protein LOC128677538 yields MALLLILIMATSTLSASTNVGEMALANVTRLASGDIFSLVGTDCGPTRCMEVSHGTALAAMGGDGCMCKCRRETPAFREDQRICINHIDECSMATFGRSATKPEIPFVFLPLKGQIVYPSKEIIFTEVKDAVCGVVSAQYLSPSGWVTLRDGLDNDVPFSVYRDEGSTFLQWRGSAALHSKLEGRLVAAHVLCSTPEQQVATSCAAFRVAGASHTSLLDVRSIPFHAGEAVTPDTTQNQGLSVLESLAIGVCALMLIFIYAAGIIFYVHYKQRQKRREKDPENSNSMENGSMDSRMDMDNVQLKTNPLLSMGNVNAGFCHDSGLSDVSEHTEETLDSSPNNTQKFQKPNSNVIAAIVHNRRKKPTRPSVRASTTPERISERLQRRSASPDTFERAPHSDLSIIDCSMEGNSGARQPLQSSNGEPALRKKLYFNPVFFETEHLKNPPPAAIEFLMKIREIMSIAKDKMISKRFIPMLSDIPEEDLYHSIDLGWDLPCARRGRRFSAISLKQENSRRAIHCGGCPGCDSNMKSKKLTRSNSCKTCVSDDYKQRIVRKWLDEVPSPSPSIKPIKSVAKISGTPRILETKLNSEVRPRSAEPLSNEQNGPMTPEAKHKQKSNNEIRNETVEIINDDNIIKYENEISKNTTLPNTIKIHDEKSPSNHISRRIRKKLPPPPPPPVDPPEPIRGEDEEEVPILPEVKLKMEAVIRELSKCRRPEPKELDDLKMETVTPIPPKIIIPVVAADSHYYSDDNMLTDKRKKEQLLRKDIYNIEIDSLDRSIIQKHRRFSLACGPELNQLSLLEFQQKMPVSRGRLTSSWRDLKKDDYQDRMDMIQPRFVNRSEILINNCEPIYDNITNLGPLTIKVSGSPVENRRNKDYEDFDPDTLDRKPKREPVKRVEKILLKSGGSFKYKVSAPNENDNNPPATTIQSPPEEIFNRKIGSLRQIYEMKTKAHTEMQFYNRRGSLPYTQDVAGFVKSLKTPDLIRQLETPRDPKPPIPPKQRRGSELSPKFSHSFRDSASSERRRTLEERDRFPPYTRIENINARRSGRRSARTRSRRTDLRKLYRTEDSGYMSTDSNESKRRAKYLMQLKPKIIPEPISVSRSVVRTPILPMESDTDDLESICDGRSESGGESVETDSVFFGNFDDTKEMFAELGLGYDLHKKMNNGHEQIDSGFMGETNIILSGDSDSEHRSVISIITGRDGRASSASVTKLDDPPYIHSVEC; encoded by the exons ATGGCATTGTTACTAATTTTGATTATGGCGACGAGCACTCTTAGCGCTTCCACGAACGTCGGAGAGATGGCGCTAGCAAACGTAACGAGACTAGCATCTGGCGATATTTTTTCGCTTGTTG gTACGGACTGCGGGCCTACTCGTTGTATGGAGGTCTCACACGGAACAGCTTTGGCTGCTATGGGAGGTGACGGATGCATGTGCAAGTGTCGCAGAGAAACTCCAGCCTTCAGGGAAGACCAGCGGATCTGTATAAACCATATCGATG AATGTTCCATGGCAACGTTTGGCCGCAGTGCAACGAAACCTGAAATACCATTTGTCTTTCTTCCTTTGAAGGGACAAATTGTGTATCCTTCAAAAGAAATCATATTTACAG aagTGAAAGACGCGGTATGCGGTGTGGTAAGCGCACAGTACTTGTCGCCATCGGGATGGGTGACCCTGCGGGACGGGCTCGACAACGACGTGCCCTTTAGCGTGTACCGCGACGAGGGTAGCACCTTCTTGCAG TGGAGGGGCTCAGCAGCGCTGCACAGCAAGCTGGAGGGCCGGCTGGTGGCGGCCCACGTGCTGTGCTCCACGCCGGAGCAGCAGGTGGCGACCTCGTGCGCCGCCTTCAGGGTCGCGGGCGCCTCGCACACCTCTCTACTCG ATGTACGATCGATTCCATTCCACGCCGGAGAGGCTGTAACTCCTGACACTACTCAGAACCAAGGTCTGAGTGTTTTGGAGTCCCTAGCCATTGGGGTTTGCGCTCTAAtgctaatttttatatatgccGCTGGGATCATATTCTATGTGCATTACAAGCAAAGACAGAAGCGTAGAGAAAAAGATCCTGAAAACTCTAACTCAATGGAAAATGGGTCTATGGATTCTAGGATGGATATGGATAATGTG caGCTAAAAACTAATCCACTATTGAGCATGGGAAACGTGAATGCAGGATTTTGCCATGATTCTGGTTTATCTGATGTCAGTGAGCATACAGAAGAAACTCTTGACTCTTCTCCAAACAATACACAAaag TTTCAGAAACCAAATTCCAATGTCATAGCAGCAATAGTTCACAATCGTCGTAAGAAACCAACCAGACCCTCAGTAAGAGCATCCACTACTCCTGAGAGAATCTCGGAAAGACTTCAAAGACGCTCTGCTTCCCCTGACACTTTTGAAAGGGCACCTCATTCCGATCTGTCTATAATTGATTGCAGCATGGAAGGGAATTCAGGCGCAAGACAACCGCTTCAGTCTTCTAATGGTGAGCCAGCATTGAGGAAGAAGCTATACTTTAACCCGGTTTTCTTCGAAACAGAACATTTAAAG AACCCGCCACCAGCTGCAATTGAATTCTTGATGAAAATAAGGGAAATTATGTCCATCGCCAAGGATAAGatgatttcaaaaagattCATTCCAATGTTGTCAGATATTCCTGAAGAGGACCTTTATCACTCCATAGATCTCGGCTGGGACTTACCTTGTGCTCGTCGTGGTCGGAGATTTAGTGCAATTAGTTTAAAACAAGAGAATAGTAGGAGAGCTATCCATTGTGGTGGATGTCCTGGATGTGACAGTAATATGAAGAGTAAGAAATTGACAAGATCTAATTCTTGCAAAACATGTGTTAGCGACGACTACAAACAGAGAATCGTTAGAAAATGGCTAGATGAGGTGCCATCTCCTTCTCCCTCTATTAAACCTATAAAATCTGTCGCTAAAATTAGTGGAACTCCAAGAATACTAGAGACAAAACTAAATAGTGAAGTTCGTCCACGTTCGGCAGAACCTCTAAGCAATGAACAAAATGGTCCGATGACACCTGAAGctaaacacaaacaaaaatcgaataatgaaattagaaatgaaacagttgaaataattaatgatgacaacattataaaatatgaaaatgaaataagtaaaaatacaacCCTtccaaacacaataaaaatacatgatgAGAAAAGCCCCTCGAACCATATATCAAGACGTATTAGAAAGAAACTTCCACCACCTCCACCACCTCCCGTAGACCCACCGGAACCAATCAGAGgagaagatgaagaagaagttcCAATTTTGCCCGAAGTTAAACTCAAAATGGAAGCAGTGATCAGAGAACTTAGTAAATGCCGTAGGCCGGAACCAAAAGAACTAGACGATTTGAAAATGGAAACAGTTACTCCAATACCACCAAAAATCATAATTCCAGTTGTTGCAGCCGATTCTCATTATTATAGCGATGATAATATGCTCACTGATAAACGCAAAAAAGAGCAACTTCTGCGTAaagacatttataatatagagaTCGATAGCTTGGACAGAAGCATTATTCAGAAACACCGCCGATTTTCTTTAGCTTGTGGCCCAGAATTAAATCAGCTAAGTCTGTTAGAATTTCAGCAAAAAATGCCAGTATCTCGTGGAAGACTTACAAGTAGCTGGCGAGATTTAAAGAAAGACGATTATCAAGATCGTATGGATATGATACAACCACGTTTTGTTAATCGTAGCgagatattaattaataattgtgaACCAATATACGACAACATAACAAACCTTGGGCCTCTTACTATTAAAGTGAGTGGTTCTCCAGTAGAAAATAGACGTAATAAAGATTATGAAGATTTTGATCCTGACACTCTTGATAGAAAACCGAAAAGAGAACCGGTTAAGCGCGTGGAAAAAATTCTCTTAAAATCAGGTGGAAGCTTCAAATATAAAGTGTCCGCTCCAAATGAAAATGACAACAATCCTCCTGCAACAACTATTCAAAGTCCTCCagaagaaatatttaacaGAAAAATTGGTAGTCTAAGACAAATATATGAGATGAAAACAAAAGCACATACTGAAATGCAATTTTATAATAGACGTGGCAGCTTACCATACACTCAGGATGTTGCTGGTTTTGTAAAATCTCTGAAAACTCCAGACCTGATTCGACAACTTGAGACTCCAAGGGATCCTAAGCCTCCAATTCCGCCAAAACAAAGAAGAGGCTCTGAATTATCACCTAAATTCTCTCATTCATTTAGAGATAGTGCGTCCAGTGAAAGGAGGCGTACTTTGGAAGAAAGGGATCGCTTTCCTCCATATAcaagaatagaaaatataaacgcTCGTCGTTCTGGCCGTAGATCTGCTCGTACTAGGTCAAGAAGAACAGACTTGAGAAAACTATATAGAACTGAAGATTCTGGGTACATGAGCACAGACTCCAATGAATCTAAGCGTAGAGCCAAATATTTAATGCAGTTGAAGCCTAAAATTATTCCAGAGCCGATTTCAGTCTCAAGATCGGTAGTAAGAACACCCATATTGCCAATGGAATCAGATACTGATGACTTGGAGTCGATATGCGATGGCCGGAGTGAATCTGGTGGAGAAAGTGTAGAAACAGACTCAGTCTTTTTCGGGAACTTTGATGATACGAAAGAAATGTTTGCCGAATTAGGTCTGGGTTACGATTTGCACAAGAAAATGAATAATGGCCATGAACAAATTGATTCAGGGTTTATGGGTGAGACAAATATAATTCTGAGTGGCGATAGCGACTCCGAGCATAGAAGTGTTATTTCTATCATAACAGGGCGCGATGGACGCGCTTCATCAGCTTCCGTTACCAAATTAGATGATCCGCCATATATCCATTCAGTGgaatgttaa